The Granulicella sp. 5B5 nucleotide sequence CACCTCAGCATTGATCTTCGAACGCTCACGGAAGATCGGCCGGATCGTCTTGAACGCCTGCTGCATGATGATGCCAAACACCAGCAGGAAACCAAACGTCAGCAAAGTCATCGTCACGCTGATGTGCAGCAGCCACACAAACGCAAACACCGCCGTCAGGATGCCACCCACAAAATCCACAATGCCAGTGCCGACGATGTTGCGAATGCCTTCGACGTCCGACATGATGCGCGCCACCAGCGTACCCGTGCGGTTCTCGTCATAGAACGACACAGACAGCCGCCCGATGTGCGCCTGCACCTGCTTGCGAAGGTCAGTAATGAGCCGCTGGCCCGACTTGGAAAGCAGTTGAGTCAGCGCATAGGAAGTCGCCGCCGAGATCAGCGTTGCACCCAATGCCGCGCCGACGATCATGGGCAGCAGCCGCAGATCGTGCTTCGTCATCACCTTGTCGATGAACGGCGCAAACAGCGCGGGCACCACCAGGCCGGCGGCGCGGCCGATCGCCATCAGCACAAACGCAAAGCCCAGCAGCCCCAGCCGGGGCATCACCAGTACCTTGATCTCAGGCCAGACCTGTTTGAAGCTTGGCTGCTTCCTCTTCGCGGTCAACTCCGCGGAAGCGGCACGGCTGCCGCGCGCCGGGCGGTCTACCGGGCGCATACCACCGTTCATTCCTGGGCTTCCAAAGCTAGCCATTCGCGTCCAATCTATCCTTGCTCTGTCCTTCCCGAAGGATACGCATCGGGAAGGGTCTGTCTACGGTACTCTCGTTCTCCGCGCGTTGATGAAGCTGCGCACACACATCGCCACGAACACCAGGCACACCAGCGCAACGACCGCTCGCTCATCGAAGGCAATGGGGTTCTCCGACACCGTCCCGCGCAACAGGGTCAGACCCGCACGGATGCCGGTAATCAGAAAGCCAATCAGGCCGAGGGTCACGGCGATGTGCATCCACAGCATCCGCCGCTTCGCATTCTCCGTGTTGGCCAGCACCCCGCAAAGCAGCAAAATCACACCGACCCCGGCCGGATGAAGCGCCGCGGACTCTGCCCTGCCCATCGCAAACCAGAAGCCAAGACTTACCGCCACCAGCAATACGCCAAAACCGATCGTCAACTTCGCCAAACGAGCCTCCTAAGAACCTTAACGCGTGTGAATACCAAATATTGTAGTGGCCGCCGATAACAGGCGGCCAATCTGAATGGCAGCATTTACGCCGCAGCAGCCTTGATCTTCGCCAAAACTTCAGCCGGACTCCAATCATTCGTAGGCCAGAAGGCCACCACCTTGCCGTCTCTGCCGATGACGACGGTCGAAAGCGAGTGCTGCAGCGTTCCGTTCTCCCCCGGGGTCACGCCCACATCGAACCACTGCTCCACCTTCGGCAGTTCCGCAGCGGGGGGCACAGCGAACTCCCAGTGCTGAAACGTCTCCTTCACATAGCGGCCCGTGTAGGCCTCGCCGTAGCTCTTGAGCACCTTGGGCGTGTCATAAGTCGGATCGAAGCTCACGCTCAGCAGATGCGTCTTGGCATACAGCGCAGGGTCCGCTGCCAGCGCCTTGTCGATCTGCGCGAAGTTATGGCTCATACGCGGACAGTAGTCGGCCAGCGGGCAGCGCGTGTAGATGAAGGTCAGCGCTACCACCTTGCCGCGATACTGCTTCAAGTCGATCGCGCGGCCCGACTGGTTCAGCAGCTTGAAGCTCGGCACCTCATCGCCCGCTGCGGGCAGGTGGTACTGCACCGTCGGCTTGATGTTGATGTTGGCCTCGCCGACGACGACGATGTCCTTCAGCCGCAGGTTCTCCGCGCCGGCAGCGTCCTCATCCACCAGCAGCGTTGCGGCGATCTTGTCGCCCGGATGCAACTCGCTCAACGCAGCGGGATCGGTGACGGCGTAGTTCATCGTCATCGGCGTCATAAAGCCAGGAATGTCTTCGTTAGTGAAGCTGACATCATTGCCCTTGGTGTCCACGCCCATCACCGTGCCACGCACCGGATACTGCTTCGTCGCTGTAGCCGAAGCGCTCCCGGACGGCTTGCTGTGGCAGCCCACCATCGCTGCAAGACCGGCAACCATCACCACTGCGAAAAGCCAACTGCGAGTATGCACCGCTGTCTCCTTGTCTCGAATTCTTCGCTCTCTTTCATGATAGTCCTCGCCGCCTCGCAGACGGCGACGCACCATAGAGCTGCGTGGTAGCATCAACCCCGTATTGTTGAGCGCTTCGAAGGAGCAGACCTGGCTGCACAAGCAGGCTGCCACTGTAGGCAGTGCGCTGGCCGTAGCGAACTACTTCGCAACGCGTTCCGCGAAGAGCCATCGCTCCAACAATATCGGATGCACCTATGGCCAGCGGCACGACACCAACACGCCCCATCGACCACAACACCTTCGGCCCGGCCATCGTTCTGCTCGGCGTCGGTATGCTGCTCACCGGCCTTGGAACCGCCTTCCTTGGCCCTGTGCTTCCGCTGCTCGCCTCGCAGTGGCACATTACCGACCAGCAGAGTGGCCTGCTCATCACCGCAAAGTTCGTTGGCGCGTTTCTCGGCGGTATGTCCGTGCATCGCCTGGTGCGGTTCGGCGTCCTCGGCGGCTACCTCCTCGCAGGCATTGGCTTCGCCGTGTTTGCGATGGGCCACGGCATGGCCTTCGGCATCGTCGGCCTCTTCGTCAGCGGCTACGGCGTCGGCCTCGGCATCACGGCCACTAACATCCTCATCGGCCGCCGCTACACCACGCACACCGGCGCAGCACTCTCCACGCTGAACTTCTTCTGGAGCCTGGGTGCAGTCCTCTGCGGCTTCCTCGCTGCATTACTGCTGCCGCGCTTTGGACTGCACGGCCCCATGCTCTCCTTCGGCGGCCTGTTCCTGCTCACAGCGCTCGCAGGCATCCTCTTCAGCACGCACCGCGAAGGCCCAAAACTGCCGGTGGGCGTAGTGATACCTGCTGCCGCGCCGTCGCTGCCTCTGCCCCGCCTCATCTATCTGCACTTCTGCTCAATGCTCTTCCTCTATGGCGGCCTTGAGACCTGCATCTCGGCATGGCTCACCACCTACAGCCTTCGCATCGGCGGCATTCATCTGCTCGAAGGGCAATCCGCTGTCGTCCTCTTCTGGACGGCTCTCACCGCTGGCCGTGTGCTCGGCTCCGGGGCCATGCGTGCGTTTTCCGAGACGGCAGTCCAGCGCGTCGGCCTCACGCTTTCGGCGCTGCTTATCCTCGGCGTCGCCACCACCAGCAACAACATCATGCTGAGTGTCTACTGTGTCCTGCTCGGCCTCGGCCTCGCACCGTTCTTCCCTCCACCTTCGCCATCCTTATCCGCCGCCGCCCCAACTCGCACCAGGCAGGCACCGTGCTCGCCGTCTCGGGTCTCGGCGCTGCGATCTTCCCGTGGATGATGGGCTACATCTCCACCCACTCCGGCTCGCTGCGCATGGCGATGGTCGTTCCCGGCGCGCTGGCGCTGCTGCTGTTGCTGCTCAGCCTGCTCCCCATGGCGCCCGTCGTCGAAGCCGCCCCTGCCCTTGATGACCAGCCCGCCGAGCTGCAGCCGGCTATTCGCTAAATCTCCACAACCTCGCCTCCCCGCTCCGGGTATTACAGTCAGAACGAATGGAACTTACCGCCACGCGCGATGCCCTGCTTGACCTGCTCGAAGCCGGCGAGCTACTCCTGCTGCTCAACGCGCACGCTGCCCGCGAACTCCGCGCCGCCTATGACGCACGCCAGCGCACCCGCGGTCTCGCCGCCTGGCAGCCCGCACGCGCCATCAGCTGGCAGCAGTGGACCAGCAGCCTCCATGCCGAGTTGATCCTCAGCGGCGCAGAAACCCGGCTTCTCCTCAACGCCGCACAGGAGCATACTCTGTGGCGCGAGATCATCGCCGGCGACCCGCCACCCGACGCTCTCAGCTCGCTCGACTCCCTTGCTGATCTCGCCAGCTCAGCCTACGCGCTCGCCACCGCATGGAACGCCACCACACGCCTCCGCGGCACGGCCACCAGCGACGACACACGCATCTTCGCCCGCTGGGCTGAGGCCTTCAACACCCGCTGCCAGCGCGACCGTTGCCTGCCCGCAGCAGCCCTCGACTCCGCGCTCACGCACACCGCTGCGCTCGCCGCGCCGCCCATGCTGCGCATGGTCGCCTTCCCCAGCCTAACGCCCTCGCAGCAACAATTCGTCGACACACTCGCCAAACGCGGCACAGAGATCATCCGGCTGCAGGCAGTCGCCGCCAGCCCTGTCATCAGTCATCAATCGCTGGTCTGCGCTACACCGCACGATGAGCTAACCAGCGCGGCCAACTGGCTGCGTCACGCACTCGAATCTACCGACAGCCCACAGCGCATCGCCGTCCTCATCCCCGGCCTCGAAGCCGAACGCACGGCCTTCGAAACCATCCTGCGCGAGACGCTCGCCCCAGAACTCGACGCTATCGGCACCGACCTCTCCTCGACGCCATGGGAGTTCTCCAGCGGAGAGCCGCTCGCCTCCATAGCCCTCATCGCCGACGCGCTCGACCTCGTTCGCTGGGCGCTCAACCCGCTACCGCAGTCGCGCATCAGCGCCCTTCTGCTCTCGCCCTACCTCAACCCCGGCGTCGAACGCGAACACGCCGCGCAACTTGACCACCTGCTGCGACGCAAGGAGCGCCGCCTCCGTCCCGAGCTATCGCTCGACGCCTTCCTCCGTCTGCTCGACAAGCACGACGCGCCACTCACATGGCCTCGCCAGCTCGCCATCGAGCTCCAGCGCGCAGGAGACATCGCACGCCCACGCACCTACGCCGCCTGGATGGAGTTCGCCCGCAACCTTGTACAGGCCACAGGTTGGCCGTCGTCGCAGACGCGCCCGCTCAACGCCACCGAGTTCGAAGCCACCCGCTCCTGGGACAGTGCGCTCGACAGCATCGCCACGCTCGACTTCTCCGGCCAGCGCACCACCTTCTCCAACGCGCTCGCCGCTCTCGAACGCCAACTGCAGGCCACCAGCTTTCAACCGCCAGCCACGCACGCCGCCGTGCAGATCATGCGCCCGGAGCAGGCCGAAGCCGGCCTCTTCGACGCGGTACTCTACCTCCACGCCACCGACCAGAACCTGCCCGCACCCGAGCGCCCACATCCGCTGCTCGCACTCGCATTGCAGAGCCAGCTCCACATGCCCGGAACAGACTCGGTCGACACCACCAGCCGCGCTCGAACATTCCTCGCCAACCTGCTGCAGAGCACGCCCACCGCTCTCTTCACCTATGCATACGAGGATGAGAACGGCGCTCTGCGGCCCTCGCCGCTGCTCGCAGACGCTGGCCTGACACCGGCACCTGAACCGCCGCTCGCAGCACCTCTAGCAGCTACCGTCCCCTGCGAATCCGTCGCCGACGACGCGCCTCTGCCACCATTGCCATCGTCCGAGATCCACGGCGGCGCACGCGTCCTCCAACTGCAGGCCGCCTGCGGCTTCCGCGCCTTCGCCGAGCTGCGCCTCGGCACAGCCGAACCCGAGAGCCCCGACATCGGCTTCGACGCCCGCGACAGCGGCAACCTCGTTCACCGCGTGCTGCAGTTTCTCTGGGCGCCACTCGGCGACGAGAAAAAGACACACGCTTCGCTCACCGCGATGAGCGAAGCCGAGCGCCGTGCACAGCTCGAACGCTGCATCGACAGCGCCCTTCGCGACATCAGCTCGACACCGGAAGCGCAGTGGGACGCAGCCTATCTCTCCGTCATCCGTGAACGGCTGCTCTCCGTAATGACGCAGTGGCTGCAGCAGGAGCTGCAACGCGCGCCCTTTACCGTGCTCGACGTAGAACGCAAAGAGCGGATCACAGTCGGCCCGCTCGAGCTCGAAGTCCGCCTCGACCGCCTCGACCAGATCGCAAGCGTCGACGAGGGCGGCAACGCCTGCTTCGCGAACATCCTTGTCGACTACAAGACCGGCGGCAGCGCCAACCCAAAGCAGTGGGACCCGCCACGCCCCGAAGAGCCACAGCTTCCGCTCTACACGCTGCTCTTCGGCGAAGAGGCACCGCAGCGCGTCAAGGGCATCGCCTTCGCCAAGATCATCGCGGGCGAAAACATGCGCTGGCACGGCCTGCAGGCCGAGGCAGGGCACCTCCCCGGCCACAAGGTCACCGACCTGCCGCAGCGCATCAGCGAGTGGCACGACGAGCTCGACCGCCTCGCACATGCCTTCGCCAGCGGCGAGGCCGACGTGGCTCCCAAGGACTATCCAAAGACCTGCGAGCACTGCTCTCTGCAGCTCCTCTGTCGTGTCGGCGAGCTGCATCTGGCCGACATCGGCGACGCCGCGGAGGACAACGATGAGTAACGTCGTCCTCTTCCCCGGCACACAATCACCCCCGCTCTCTGACGATGCCGCCCGCGAACAGGCGCTCGACATCCGCGCCTCCTGCATCGTCGAAGCTCCCGCAGGCTCCGGCAAAACCGGCCTGCTGGTGCAGCGCTTCCTCAAGCTGCTCGCTGACGACAGTGTCGACGCGCCGGAAGAGGTCCTCGCCGTCACCTTCACGCGCAAGGCCACGGGCGAGCTCCGCGAGCGCGTCCTGCAACAACTCGCCGCAGCTCAAGCCGCCATACCGCTCGCTGCCGATGCACCTACCTTCGCGCGCAACACACGCGAGTTCGCCCTCGCCGTCCTCGAACGTAGCCAGCAGCGCAACTGGCAGCTCCTTGAGCAGCCCACCCGCCTCAACATCCAGACCTTCGACGCCGTCGGCATGCAGATCGCCAACGCGCTGCCCATCCTCGCCGGTGGCGGTGGCCCACGCAGCCCCTTGGAAGACGCGCGTTCCCTCCACCGCCTTGCCGCACGCCACACGCTGCTTGAGCTCGGCGGCACGGACACCGCACTGAACGACGCGCTGCGCATCGTCCTCCTCCATCGCGACGGCAACCTCAACGACTGCGAGACGCTCATCGCGGAGATGCTCTCAAAACGCGAGCAGTGGGGCGAACTCGTCCCGCTCTCACGCTCGCTCACTAACACCGAACTCGACACCGAAGTCCGCCCACGTCTTGAGCGCAGCCTGCAAGCCATCGTCAACGCAGGCCTGCAGCGCGCCGAAGCAGCGCTGCCCGCCGGCGAGCTTGCCTACCTCGCCAACTTCGCGCGCCAATTCGCCACGCTCCCCGGCTACAACGACGCTCCTTCGCCCGTCGCAGCCTGCGTGAACAAGCCGCATCCACCCGCGCCTATCGTGGACGACCTCGATCACTGGCGCACCCTCATCCGTCTCGTGCTCAAGGAGAGCGATGGCGGCTGGCGCAAGAGCCTCGCCATCAACTCTCTCGGCTTCAAGCCGCCCAAGCCCGCGCTTGACGATCTCAAGCAGCACATCGCCGCCATGCAGTCGGAGCCGCTGCGCGCGGCGCTCGAAAACGTCCTCACGCTCCCACCGCCGACATACCCCGACGACCAGTGGCGCATCGCCAAGGCCCTCTTCCTCGTCCTTCGCCGCGCACTCGCCGAGCTCAAGCTGCTCTTCGCCTCGCGCGGCGAGTGCGACTTCACCGAGCTAGCCCTCGCCGCGCGCCAAGTGCTCCGCTCAGACTCCACGGCCTCCGATCTCGCGCTCTCCGCCGGCGGCCGCCTGCGCCATCTCCTCATCGACGAGATGCAGGACACCTCCGCCGGTCAGTACGAACTCGTCGAACTGCTCACCCGCTCCTGGGACGGCGCCACGCAAACCCTCTTCCTCGTCGGCGACCCCAAGCAGTCCATCTACCTCTTCCGCGCCGCCAGCGTCGAGCGCTTCCTCCGCACCATG carries:
- a CDS encoding PD-(D/E)XK nuclease family protein, yielding MELTATRDALLDLLEAGELLLLLNAHAARELRAAYDARQRTRGLAAWQPARAISWQQWTSSLHAELILSGAETRLLLNAAQEHTLWREIIAGDPPPDALSSLDSLADLASSAYALATAWNATTRLRGTATSDDTRIFARWAEAFNTRCQRDRCLPAAALDSALTHTAALAAPPMLRMVAFPSLTPSQQQFVDTLAKRGTEIIRLQAVAASPVISHQSLVCATPHDELTSAANWLRHALESTDSPQRIAVLIPGLEAERTAFETILRETLAPELDAIGTDLSSTPWEFSSGEPLASIALIADALDLVRWALNPLPQSRISALLLSPYLNPGVEREHAAQLDHLLRRKERRLRPELSLDAFLRLLDKHDAPLTWPRQLAIELQRAGDIARPRTYAAWMEFARNLVQATGWPSSQTRPLNATEFEATRSWDSALDSIATLDFSGQRTTFSNALAALERQLQATSFQPPATHAAVQIMRPEQAEAGLFDAVLYLHATDQNLPAPERPHPLLALALQSQLHMPGTDSVDTTSRARTFLANLLQSTPTALFTYAYEDENGALRPSPLLADAGLTPAPEPPLAAPLAATVPCESVADDAPLPPLPSSEIHGGARVLQLQAACGFRAFAELRLGTAEPESPDIGFDARDSGNLVHRVLQFLWAPLGDEKKTHASLTAMSEAERRAQLERCIDSALRDISSTPEAQWDAAYLSVIRERLLSVMTQWLQQELQRAPFTVLDVERKERITVGPLELEVRLDRLDQIASVDEGGNACFANILVDYKTGGSANPKQWDPPRPEEPQLPLYTLLFGEEAPQRVKGIAFAKIIAGENMRWHGLQAEAGHLPGHKVTDLPQRISEWHDELDRLAHAFASGEADVAPKDYPKTCEHCSLQLLCRVGELHLADIGDAAEDNDE
- a CDS encoding SCO family protein, yielding MHTRSWLFAVVMVAGLAAMVGCHSKPSGSASATATKQYPVRGTVMGVDTKGNDVSFTNEDIPGFMTPMTMNYAVTDPAALSELHPGDKIAATLLVDEDAAGAENLRLKDIVVVGEANINIKPTVQYHLPAAGDEVPSFKLLNQSGRAIDLKQYRGKVVALTFIYTRCPLADYCPRMSHNFAQIDKALAADPALYAKTHLLSVSFDPTYDTPKVLKSYGEAYTGRYVKETFQHWEFAVPPAAELPKVEQWFDVGVTPGENGTLQHSLSTVVIGRDGKVVAFWPTNDWSPAEVLAKIKAAAA
- a CDS encoding MFS transporter, with amino-acid sequence MASGTTPTRPIDHNTFGPAIVLLGVGMLLTGLGTAFLGPVLPLLASQWHITDQQSGLLITAKFVGAFLGGMSVHRLVRFGVLGGYLLAGIGFAVFAMGHGMAFGIVGLFVSGYGVGLGITATNILIGRRYTTHTGAALSTLNFFWSLGAVLCGFLAALLLPRFGLHGPMLSFGGLFLLTALAGILFSTHREGPKLPVGVVIPAAAPSLPLPRLIYLHFCSMLFLYGGLETCISAWLTTYSLRIGGIHLLEGQSAVVLFWTALTAGRVLGSGAMRAFSETAVQRVGLTLSALLILGVATTSNNIMLSVYCVLLGLGLAPFFPPPSPSLSAAAPTRTRQAPCSPSRVSALRSSRG